AGGGAGTTCCCATCGGTCGATATAATAAAGCCCTAAACTAAGCTGGGCATCCACTTTTAGCATTTTCAAATAGTAGATCTGATGTTGATTGCTATTTGCTAAATCACCCGTGTTTAGCGTTGTCGTTGCTAAACCAATCGTTTGTTGTTGACATGCGATTGCCTGTGAGATGTTGCCAGAAATCCAATGTAGATCACCCAAAATATTATTTAGCTCGCCGAGGTGAATTGGATCGCTGACTTGCTCGATCACGGTCGAAATAGCGATCAAGGTTGGCTTGACAAAGCCCATGCGGTGGAGTGTGCAGCCTAATGGTAAATGCTGATGCCATTGGTTATGCCTAGCTCTAAGAATTGACTTTGCTGCATTGGCGTAGTCGTTAATGGCAATGTAGTGGTGATAGCTTTCTAATGCGGCTAGTGCATCTTGCTGCGTGAGGATTTGTTGGATGTGTGTGGTCCAAAATAATGCTGCTGCTGTGTTCGCCTGATCCCATTCGTCACTCTGACGTAACTGCGCGATCGCAACTTCCCGCACGACGGGATGCAGCCAATATTTCCCTTTACTGAATTCCAGTAATGACCGCCGTTCGAGGGCGTTGATTACCTGTGTTTGTTGGTCGTTTGGGGTATCCCAGAGCATTGCCCGCAGTGCCGCGATCGGCAGTTGTGCGACATCTTGATAGCGATAGCAGCTCATGCGGCAGAGCAACCAATAGGCGCTTGTATCGAGCTGTTGCAGCCGCCTAATTTGATTCAGTACCAATTGAGTCAAATCAAGTTCGAGCTGTTGATGCGTCTGGTGGTTCTGCCAGTAAGCCGTTAGATCTTGCTCGAAGTCAGTTTGGACTGTGCCAGCAATCAGTCCCATGGCTTTGGCATTCCCCCCGTAGGCATGGCAAAGTTGCTGAATTATGGTTGATTCGACCGGATTGACTGTTTGCTGGAAAAATTGTATCCAAGTCTCGACTGTGAGTCCTGGTAGCCGATAATGTACTAGGTTGGCATCGACTTCACAGAGGCGATCACGGCTCGTAATGAGGGTTGTGCTTTGGTTGCGGGGCAGGGATAAAACGCGGAGTAATTCAAGGTATTGGCGATGTTCTGGGATGAATTGTCCCTGGGCATCGAGAGCCGTTTCCAGATTGTCGATTAAAATCCCTACAGGCTGCTGCTGTAGCTGTCTTTGGAGTCGACTCAGGGATACGCCAAAATCGCTTCCGGCTTCAACGCCAAAGTCTTGTTTAAGCCATTCGGCGATCACTCGATCAGCCGGTGTAATATGCTGAGTCTCCTTTGCCATTAATAGCTCGAGCACGATCTCAAACGGTTGTTGATGTAGAAAATGCTGAGCCAGTGTGGTTTTGCCAAGGCCCCCAGTTCCTTGGATGACGATAATTGGATGGCCTTGATGCCGACTGAGATGATGCAGCTGTGCCATTGCGGTCGATCGGCCCATAAATGTCCGATTCGGAACATCGAAACTGGCTATAGGATCAAGGGCGTCTTGTGCTTCGATATTGAAATCGACTTCTTCCCAGGCTAGTGGTGCGACGTCGGGGGTAGGGCTAGAGCGGTAGATATCGCCGACCGGCGGGATGAAATTCTCCGGTTTGTAGAGCCCGGCAGATTGCAATGATCGCTTGATCATCGCCTTGCAGTTGCTCTTCGTAAATTTGGTATTAAAGGCTTTGGATAAGAGTTTCCAAAGGTCAGAGCCCACATCTTTAATATGACCTTCGGTATAGCCGACCGCATCGGCGATTTCGCGATATTTATAACCTTGATAGACTTGCTGTAGAATCATCCGTTGCAAGTGATTTAAGCGCCGCCCAGTCCGATGGGCGAGGGCGCGGTCTAAATCGGTGACAATTGATTCCGTATCCATATTGATTTCGTATCCATGGTTATCCAGCATTCCAAACCAAGATCAAACTCAAACCCCCACTATCAAAATTTTCAGTGACTCAGCATCGAATGTTGATCCCTCTACACGAGCGCAATGGATGGGAGTTGCTACAAGCATAGAGGACGGAATTCCCGATCGTGCCGGTAGAATACTTGATTTCATTGAAAGTTTATCGATCACGCGCTCAGTGTATGAAAGACTGCCGACTTTTCCGACTTTGTGATCATGCGTTGATCCAAGATGCCTGGTTCTCCCGACTCATGTCCGACTGACAGACTGAATGTGGCTATTTAGGCTAGGGCTAACTTGTTTCGCAATCAGGAATAGCTTCTGTGATTAATCAACTACGTTCAACGCTGACGCAATCGACATATCCGCTACCTCCGGATCTGATTCCGGCTGTGCTGCCCCAGCATGTGGCGTTCATCATGGATGGCAATGGTCGATGGGCCAAACGTCAGGGATTACCGCGGATTGCGGGACATCGCCAGGGCGTCAAGACGCTGAAAGAACTTGTCCATTGCTGCAAGCATTGGGGCATTCCGGTTTTGACGGCTTATGCCTTTTCGACGGAGAACTGGCACCGACCGCAAGCGGAAGTTGGGTTTCTGATGGGGTTATTTGAAACAGTGTTAGCGCAGGAACTCGCGCCGCTTTGTCGACAGGGAGTACGCCTTTCATTTATCGGCGATTTGTCAATTTTGCCTCAGAGTTTGCAGCGGATGATCGAACAGTCAGTGCAGATGACGCAGCATAACCAAGCCGTACACCTGATGATTGCGTTGAACTATGGTGGCCGATCTGAGATCACCCAAGCCTGTCGCAAAATTGCGGCGCTGGTGCAGCAAGGCCAGTTATCCGTGACGCAGATTAATGAGATGACGATCGCCGATCACTTGATGACAATGGGTACTCCCGATCCGGATTTGCTCATTCGGACGAGCCACGAGCTCCGACTCAGTAACTTTTTGCCTTGGCAGTCGGCGTATACCGAACTCTACTTTACGGATACCGTTTGGCCTGATTTTGGGCCAGCGGAGTTTTATCAGGCTTTGTTGGACTATCAGCGGCGCGATCGGCGGTTTGGTCAAGTCAGTCAAACGGCGTGAATTCCCAGGCGTCGGTTGGGGCTAGTGTTGCCGATGGGGCAATTGATCTCAAGCCGGCAAGATTCATGAGTTTGCCTTGGCCTCAAGTCACTGCGATGCCTATTGTCATTGTGTTTGAGAGATATGTCTTTGGCTAGATAAATTTGCCCCAGAATTTAAGTCTTGCGGTAGGCTTGCCCCGATGATGATTTCGCTACAGTGAGGGGGCCTGTAAGTTTTGATCAAGTTTTTGTGTTGACTGCTTCAGTTGAGTTGTTTTGACTCCTATGGATGTTGTATGCACCTGCCTTCGGGCAGTGGCTCAGAGATAAGTCGATGGCCATAGTAATTGCTGCAATGATTCAAAAAATCATGCGTTGCGTTAGATATTACTGGCGTTGTCAGTTGATTTATTTGCTGTTGTGTTTTTCGATGCCATAGATTTTTTGCATTATTCTCGATCCCACTGAAGGAGTATATTCGTGAGCTTGACGCTATATGTTGCCACCGATGGCAATGATTTTAATCCTGGAACATTTGAACAACCCTTTGCGACGGTGCAGTCGGCGTTAAGTACATTGCCTGTGGGCCAAGGTGGGACAGTCTTACTACGTGGTGGTAGCTATCAGTTGGACGATGCCATTCGTGTATCGGATAACGAAGGTGGCACCGCCGCATCGCGTTTGGTTATTCGTAATTTTGGCGATGAAGCCGTGACGTTGGATGGCCGTTCGCTCGCGGCTGTCGGTGAGAGCAGTATTGTGCTGTCATCCACCCAGTTTGTCGATATTCAAGGACTCGAAATCTTTGGCTCCAGTTTTGGCATCACTGTTGTTGGGGACTCCCGCGACGTCTTGATTCAGGGCAATACGGTGCATGACGTGGCACGGGCAGGAATTGCCGCCTATGCGCCGGAACAACGCAACATCACCAATATTCAAATTGATGGGAATACGGTCTATCGCACTAATTTATTTAATGCCGATCGACCGGTTGATCAGCCCGGTGGTTGGGATTCGGGAATTGTGTTTTCGCGGACTGAAGGGGGAGCGATTACCAACAATACCGTCTTCCAGAACTATGGTGAAGGCATCGCGTTAACCTTGGCGAATAATGCCTTTGCTCAAAACAATACCGTCTTTGATAACTTCTCTGTACAGATTTACATGGACCATGCGTCCAATTCCGTATTGGAGAATAATTTCATTTTCAATACCGGCGATCGTAATTTCTATCGTCGCTTTGATACGGATGATGGTCAAATTGTGGAGCGGGCGGCGGAAGGTATCCAACTGGCGAATGAATTTTATCGCGATCAAAATCCCCTGTGGAACAATACCATCCGCAATAATATTGTGGTGGGCGGCAATACTGTTTTTGGCTATGGCAACTTCTTGCAGGGTGGTGGGCTTCAAAATGTCTTTGTGGCGAATAACACCTTTTATGCCAATGACACGACCCAGACAGTGTTAGAAGTTGATCCTGATAATCATCGCAATAGCTATTTCTTCAATAATATTTTTTATACTGAACGAGCTGATCAGTATAATTTTCTGCCCGATAATCCGGCGGGGCTCAACTTTTTCAACAACCTTTGGTTTGGCAATTCGCCGAATGCGGCTGCGAGTAATGCGGATGTATATAGCAACCCACTATTCGTTAATCCTGGTGGTTTTGATGCGGCGGATTATCGCCTGTTGAGTAATTCGGGCGCGATCGACACTGGCGCGACAGTGGATATTGTGACGACGGACTTTCTAGGAATTCAGCGTCCGACGGGTCAACAGTTTGATATTGGGGCCTATGAATTTGCCAATGCCCCCGTCCCATCGAATCCGGAGCAGTTTTTTTACAACGGCCGGACCTACCAGTTGACCAGTGCGGAGTTGAGTTGGGAGGAGGCGCGAGCCGAGGCGATCGCCTTAGGGGGCAAATTAGTGACGATCAATGATGCGGCAGAAGAATCCTGGTTGCGTCAGACGTTTGGTCAAACGGAACGGTTTTGGTTGGGGCTGAACGATCGTAATGCCGAAGGGAACTTTACCTGGACTGGCGGAGAACAGTCGGGCTATTTCAATTGGGTCCCGGGTGAACCCAATAATCTCCAGAGTGATGGTGCCCCCTTGACTGGTGAAGATTATGTTGTGATGAACTGGTTTAGTGATGGGCGCTGGAACGATATGCCCGATAGCTATGGTGGTGTCTTCCGCGGGATTATTGAATTCGATTTTGACAGTTCCACGCCGCCGAATGCGCCAGCACAGTTC
The sequence above is drawn from the Romeriopsis navalis LEGE 11480 genome and encodes:
- a CDS encoding tetratricopeptide repeat protein encodes the protein MDTESIVTDLDRALAHRTGRRLNHLQRMILQQVYQGYKYREIADAVGYTEGHIKDVGSDLWKLLSKAFNTKFTKSNCKAMIKRSLQSAGLYKPENFIPPVGDIYRSSPTPDVAPLAWEEVDFNIEAQDALDPIASFDVPNRTFMGRSTAMAQLHHLSRHQGHPIIVIQGTGGLGKTTLAQHFLHQQPFEIVLELLMAKETQHITPADRVIAEWLKQDFGVEAGSDFGVSLSRLQRQLQQQPVGILIDNLETALDAQGQFIPEHRQYLELLRVLSLPRNQSTTLITSRDRLCEVDANLVHYRLPGLTVETWIQFFQQTVNPVESTIIQQLCHAYGGNAKAMGLIAGTVQTDFEQDLTAYWQNHQTHQQLELDLTQLVLNQIRRLQQLDTSAYWLLCRMSCYRYQDVAQLPIAALRAMLWDTPNDQQTQVINALERRSLLEFSKGKYWLHPVVREVAIAQLRQSDEWDQANTAAALFWTTHIQQILTQQDALAALESYHHYIAINDYANAAKSILRARHNQWHQHLPLGCTLHRMGFVKPTLIAISTVIEQVSDPIHLGELNNILGDLHWISGNISQAIACQQQTIGLATTTLNTGDLANSNQHQIYYLKMLKVDAQLSLGLYYIDRWELPSATNLFEHVINEVKDTAHDRWAQKAQVCLAYVLAQQRKAPESLKLAKSVNLSPAAASAQPDSFAYFLQILGQTYAQLHDYKTAQTFYHQALTSAEIGEYPQVKARTLSGQAQLHRQLGEFESSIILHETAIALLETIGAKCDLAEAHLQFGLSYQAAQQNDQARKHLAIAQQLFRAIDAPQQLQRVELAIRQIPPLPNPASHQV
- a CDS encoding isoprenyl transferase gives rise to the protein MINQLRSTLTQSTYPLPPDLIPAVLPQHVAFIMDGNGRWAKRQGLPRIAGHRQGVKTLKELVHCCKHWGIPVLTAYAFSTENWHRPQAEVGFLMGLFETVLAQELAPLCRQGVRLSFIGDLSILPQSLQRMIEQSVQMTQHNQAVHLMIALNYGGRSEITQACRKIAALVQQGQLSVTQINEMTIADHLMTMGTPDPDLLIRTSHELRLSNFLPWQSAYTELYFTDTVWPDFGPAEFYQALLDYQRRDRRFGQVSQTA
- a CDS encoding lectin-like protein; this translates as MSLTLYVATDGNDFNPGTFEQPFATVQSALSTLPVGQGGTVLLRGGSYQLDDAIRVSDNEGGTAASRLVIRNFGDEAVTLDGRSLAAVGESSIVLSSTQFVDIQGLEIFGSSFGITVVGDSRDVLIQGNTVHDVARAGIAAYAPEQRNITNIQIDGNTVYRTNLFNADRPVDQPGGWDSGIVFSRTEGGAITNNTVFQNYGEGIALTLANNAFAQNNTVFDNFSVQIYMDHASNSVLENNFIFNTGDRNFYRRFDTDDGQIVERAAEGIQLANEFYRDQNPLWNNTIRNNIVVGGNTVFGYGNFLQGGGLQNVFVANNTFYANDTTQTVLEVDPDNHRNSYFFNNIFYTERADQYNFLPDNPAGLNFFNNLWFGNSPNAAASNADVYSNPLFVNPGGFDAADYRLLSNSGAIDTGATVDIVTTDFLGIQRPTGQQFDIGAYEFANAPVPSNPEQFFYNGRTYQLTSAELSWEEARAEAIALGGKLVTINDAAEESWLRQTFGQTERFWLGLNDRNAEGNFTWTGGEQSGYFNWVPGEPNNLQSDGAPLTGEDYVVMNWFSDGRWNDMPDSYGGVFRGIIEFDFDSSTPPNAPAQFAEPFTYNGRRYQLTSTVMGWEAARLEALSLGGKLVTINDAREEAWLRQTFGESERFWLGLNDRYNESNFTWTGGEQSDYFNWVPGEPNNLQADGAPLTGEDYVVMNWFSDGRWNDMPDSYGGVFRGIIEFV